One genomic segment of Burkholderia pyrrocinia includes these proteins:
- the dnaQ gene encoding DNA polymerase III subunit epsilon, which produces MRQIILDTETTGLNARTGDRLIEIGCVELLNRRLTGNNLHFYVNPERDSDPGALAVHGLTTEFLSDKPKFAEVASQILDFVKDAELIIHNAPFDLGFLDAEFARLGLTPFTEHCGGVIDTLVQAKQMFPGKRNSLDALCDRFGISNAHRTLHGALLDSELLAEVYLAMTRGQDSLVIDMLDDAGADGGAANGQRVSLAALDLAVVAASDDELAAHQTQLDELDKSVKGTCVWRKSADADAAKTA; this is translated from the coding sequence ATGCGCCAGATCATTCTCGATACCGAAACCACCGGCCTGAACGCCCGCACGGGCGACCGCCTGATCGAAATCGGCTGCGTCGAGCTGCTGAACCGGCGGCTCACCGGCAACAACCTGCACTTCTACGTGAACCCCGAGCGCGACAGCGATCCGGGCGCACTGGCGGTGCACGGCCTCACGACCGAATTCCTCAGCGACAAGCCGAAATTCGCGGAAGTCGCCAGCCAGATCCTCGACTTCGTGAAGGACGCCGAGCTGATCATCCACAACGCGCCGTTCGACCTTGGCTTCCTCGACGCCGAATTCGCGCGGCTCGGCCTGACGCCGTTCACCGAACATTGCGGCGGCGTGATCGACACGCTCGTACAGGCCAAGCAGATGTTCCCCGGCAAGCGCAACTCGCTCGACGCGCTGTGCGACCGCTTCGGGATCAGCAACGCGCACCGCACGCTGCACGGCGCACTGCTCGACTCCGAACTGCTCGCCGAGGTGTATCTCGCGATGACGCGCGGCCAGGACAGCCTCGTGATCGACATGCTCGACGATGCAGGCGCCGACGGCGGCGCGGCGAACGGCCAGCGCGTGTCGCTCGCCGCGCTCGACCTGGCCGTGGTGGCCGCGAGCGACGACGAACTCGCCGCGCACCAGACGCAACTCGACGAGCTCGACAAGTCGGTCAAGGGCACGTGCGTGTGGCGCAAGTCAGCCGACGCGGACGCCGCCAAAACGGCCTGA
- a CDS encoding YnfA family protein: MTELMRIAALFAATALAEIVGCYLPWLVLKGGRPVWLLVPAALSLALFAWLLTLHPSAAGRTYAAYGGVYIAVALIWLRVVDGVVLTRWDVAGAVLALGGMAVIALQPRA; encoded by the coding sequence ATGACCGAATTGATGAGGATCGCGGCGCTGTTCGCCGCCACCGCGCTGGCCGAAATCGTCGGCTGTTACCTGCCGTGGCTCGTGCTGAAGGGCGGCCGGCCGGTCTGGCTGCTGGTGCCGGCCGCGCTGTCGCTCGCGCTGTTCGCGTGGCTGCTGACGCTGCACCCGAGCGCCGCGGGGCGCACCTATGCCGCGTACGGCGGCGTGTATATCGCGGTTGCGCTGATCTGGCTGCGGGTGGTCGACGGCGTCGTGCTGACCCGCTGGGATGTGGCCGGCGCGGTGCTCGCGCTCGGCGGGATGGCGGTCATCGCGCTGCAGCCGCGCGCGTGA